Proteins encoded within one genomic window of Streptomyces taklimakanensis:
- the hisN gene encoding histidinol-phosphatase: MPDYHDDLRLAHVLADTADATTMERFKALDLKVETKPDMTPVSEADKAAEELIRTSLQRARPRDAVLGEEYGGEGHGPRRWVIDPIDGTKNYVRGVPVWATLIALMERGEDGDRPVVGVVSAPALNRRWWAALGAGAYSGRSLSSATRLSVSRVARVADASFAYSSLTGWEDRGRLGGFLDLSRDCWRTRAYGDFWPYMMVAEGSVDLCAEPELSLWDMAANAIIVQEAGGTFTGLDGREGPHSGNAAASNGLLHEELLSYLGDR; this comes from the coding sequence ATGCCCGATTACCACGATGACCTGCGTCTCGCCCATGTGCTGGCCGACACCGCCGACGCCACGACGATGGAGCGGTTCAAGGCCCTCGACCTCAAGGTCGAGACCAAACCCGACATGACGCCGGTGAGCGAGGCGGACAAGGCGGCCGAGGAGCTGATCCGCACCTCGCTCCAACGGGCACGGCCGCGCGACGCGGTGCTGGGCGAGGAGTACGGCGGCGAGGGGCACGGCCCCCGCCGCTGGGTGATCGACCCGATCGACGGGACGAAGAACTACGTGCGCGGCGTGCCGGTCTGGGCGACGCTGATCGCGCTGATGGAGCGGGGCGAGGACGGTGACCGCCCGGTGGTCGGAGTGGTGTCGGCCCCGGCCCTGAACCGCCGCTGGTGGGCGGCGCTGGGCGCCGGCGCGTACAGCGGTCGCAGCCTGTCGTCGGCCACCCGGCTGTCGGTCTCCCGGGTGGCCCGGGTGGCCGACGCCTCGTTCGCGTACTCCTCGCTCACGGGGTGGGAGGACCGCGGCAGGCTCGGCGGCTTCCTCGACCTGTCGCGGGACTGCTGGCGCACCCGCGCCTACGGCGACTTCTGGCCGTACATGATGGTGGCCGAGGGCTCGGTGGACCTGTGCGCGGAGCCGGAGCTGTCGCTGTGGGACATGGCGGCGAACGCGATCATCGTGCAGGAGGCGGGCGGCACCTTCACCGGGCTGGACGGGCGCGAGGGGCCGCACAGCGGGAACGCGGCGGCCTCCAACGGCCTGCTCCACGAGGAGCTGCTCTCCTACCTCGGCGACCGCTAG